A window from Nomascus leucogenys isolate Asia chromosome 24, Asia_NLE_v1, whole genome shotgun sequence encodes these proteins:
- the LOC100591611 gene encoding prothymosin alpha-like: MSDAAVDTSSEITTKDLKEKKEVVEEAENGRDAPANGNANEENGEQEADNEVDEEEEEGGEEEEEEEEGDGEEEDGDEDEEAESATGKRAAEDDEDDDVATKKQKTGG, translated from the coding sequence ATGTCAGACGCAGCCGTAGACACCAGCTCCGAAATCACCACCAAGGACttaaaggagaagaaggaagttGTGGAAGAGGCAGAAAATGGAAGAGACGCCCCTGCTAACGGGAATGCTAATGAGGAAAATGGGGAGCAGGAGGCTGACAATGAGGtagatgaagaagaggaagaaggtggggaggaagaggaggaggaagaagaaggtgatggtgaggaagaggatggagatgaagatgaggaagctgagtcaGCTACGGGCAAGCGGGCAgctgaagatgatgaggatgacgATGTCGCTACCAAGAAGCAGAAGACCGGAGGATGA